Below is a window of Desulfolucanica intricata DNA.
ACCTAAAAATTATCCGTTAAAGACCTAATGCATATAGATGTTGTAATTCTAACCGGTTCAGTGTTTTTGCCCCTTCCGGTTAAAGTTACAGTCACCAAATGTTGATTCTCATTGTAATAAGCATCAAGTCCAATAACGTTATTTACAATAGGCATACTGTTGTAATTTCCGCTAACACGCCGATTTAACTGATTTTGATTATAAATAAAGTATGTAATAAGCCGGTTTTCACTGTCTTTAAATAAGATATAATTAGTTCCAATTTCCACCAATTCCTTTGCTTGACGCAATTCCCGGGAAAGCCTGTCCATTCCTATTCTAAGACTTTCTGTTACTTCACTTCGGGCCTGACTGCGGTTCCAAAATAAAACACCTTTCGTGTAAATACTAAATATTGATGCTAAAATAATAAGTAAAATCAAAACGGTTACCATTGTTTCAATTAAAGTGAATCCCTGCCTGGAAAAGGTTTTGTTGTAATTCATTACTTACGCCGCTCCATTGTAAGATCTATGCCTTTTTCGCTGTCTAATTCTTTATAAAAAACTGTAACAGTTACTGTTTTTAGACCGAATTCTCCCTTTTTAACGGCAACCTTGTAGCTATAAGTACTGTTATCCTCAAAAATAGTTTGTGGCGATTCCTGCACCTGCTCATAAGGTAGACTTTTATATTCTTCAAGCTTACCCTGGGCAAGGTATAGAGCAGTATTAAACTTATGAACATTAAATACAAAATTATTGATATTAACCTGCAGATTTACCAACGGTATCAAAACAACGGTTAAAATTAAACCGGCAATAATAACTTCTATGAGTGAATAGCCATGATTATTTCTTACATCCATAAAATTATTCCTTCATCAAAACTCATATTCGGAATCGGGAGCAGGGGGTTTGTTATCTACCCTAACCCTTCCGGTTATATTAGCTATTATTACGTACAGAAGCTCACCACTGTAGCGGTCTCGCAGGGTAACTGTACCGCCACGGGGGTGAGGTTTTCCACTAATGTTAAAGGCCAGAACATGGTCTTTTATACCGTTACTGTCCCAATCAAAATTAGTATATACCAGCTCAACACTGGCCGGTAGGTTGATTATTTGTAGAACATCGGAGTTTCTTTGTAAATAATATTTGTTATTAGTTGTATCGAATTTAATACGGTAGGTAGATAACGTATCTTGAGCATTAATTGTTTGCTGCATGTGCAGACGAATATCTTCAGCTAAACCGTAAGCAGCGGATTGCAGATTATACCGGCCATAGGGCTCTCTTAGTTGTGGGATAGCTAAGGCCAGCAGAATACCTAAAATTAAGACTACTATCATTAATTCTAATAAGCTAAAACCCTGGTTATATTTTTTTACCATTGTTTATCGTTTATTTATGATTGATTATTGTCATTTGTTTCTTGATAACTACTAACTTCTTTTTGATCAAAACCTTCTGGTTTTTCTTGAACAGCTAAAGGTTTTTCTGTTTCACTCGCTAATATATAGTAGTCGGTATCTGAAGAAGAATCCGGTCCCTCCGAATAAACAATATATTTACTTTCAGCATCATTAAAAGCATATTTATATCCCCGTCCCCAAGGATCCTTGAGATTACCCCAATCAATACCATTTTTACCTAGTACGGATATTATCGCAATTTCATCATTTTTATCATTAATAGCTGTAGGATATTCCCCGTTTTCAGTATAACAAGCATCTATGACAGACTTCATAAGAGTAAGTTCGGCTATAGCTCTTTTTTCTTTAGCCCTGTCTGCTTGCTTGGTCATATTAGGGATTATAAGGGCAATCAGAATACCGATAATTACAATTACCACCATTAACTCAATAAGTGTAAAGCCATTTTCATTACGCCTGTCTATCATTACCCAGACCTCCTTTACCCAAATGCTCCAATAGTTTGGTAAATAGGTAATAAAATAACTATAACTACAAAACCGACAATTCCCCCAATCAGCAGAACTAATAACGGTTCAATTAAGGATGAAATTCTTGAAACCATAGTATCTATCTCGAGATCATAATAAGCTGCCGACTTTTCTAACAATTGACCTAAAGATCCTGTTTCCTCACCAACAGCAATCATATGAATTAACATAGGGGGGAAGAAACCGCATTTTTGCAACGGTACAGCTATACTTTCCCCTTTTTCTATACAGTGGAAAGCCTGAGAAACTGCTTTTATAATCACTGTATTACCGATTGTTTCTTTAACTATTTCCAAAGCTGTTAAAATTGGTACTCCGCTATTGATTAGAGTACTGAATGTTCGACAGAAGCGAGCAAGAATGAATTTTTGCAGTAATCGCCCGCCGGCAGGTATCCGGATTATAATACTGTCTAATATTTCTTTTCCTTTTATGGATTTAATACAGATTGTTAAGATAATGCATAAAATAAAAAATATTCCTGAAACATAATACCAGTTTTGCAATAAGAATCTGTTAATTTTAATAATCATAAGAGTTGTAACAGGCAAAACAGTATCTAGATCAGCTAACATATCCTCAAAAGTAGGCAGCACCATTGTAAAAAGCAGTACCAACGATATTAAAGCAAATAATATTACCAGCGCCGGATAGGTAAGTGCGGACTTAAGCCGTTCTGTTAATTCATAAATTTTTTCATAATGTAAAGATAATTTTTCTAACACCTGTCCTAAAACCCCTCCGGCTTCACCGGCAGCAATCATACTAGTAAAGACTTTAGGAAAAAACTGTGGATAACATGCTAAAGCATCAGACAAACTAGAGCCTGTTTCCAAATCATTTATCAACTGAGTCAGAACGTGTTTAAATTTTTTGTTTTCATTTTGTTTAGAAAGTATTTTTAGTGCTTTTAAAACAGGAATACCTGAATTAATTAAAGAAGCAAACTGTCTGGTAAAAAAAGCCAACTCTTTAACGCTTACTCCTTTTTGAAAGACATTTAATTTATTTCTACCTGAAGAAACTGGATTAATATCAATTATCCAATAGTCTTGTCTACGTAAAAATGAAGCCGCATCATATAACCCTTGTGCGTAAATAACACCTTTTTTATAACAACCTTCTTTTGTACAAATACGATATTTAAATTGTTGATTCATATAAACACCACTTCCACAATTTGGTTATATGTTTACCTAAAAAAAATATTCGACAATTTCATAAATTTACCTTCAAGCTAATCTTATATTATACAAAAAAAACACGATCATTAAGACCGTGCATAATTCACTAATATTTAACCTTCTTCAAAACTAACCCGCATAATTTCTTTGATAGAAGTTATTCCCTGCAAAGCTTTATGTACTCCGTCTTTAGTTAAGGGAATGAGACCCTCTTTTAGCGCTTGTAGTGTAATTTCATCTTCAGCCGGCTTATAATTAATGATTTTCCTCATATTACGAGAGATTGGTAAAACTTCAGATATACTTATTCGCCCTCGAAAACCTGTATAATCACAATACTCGCATCCTGACTCGCGGTATAAAGTTTCTGATTGATTACTAATTCCCCAAAAAGTTTTTTCTTCATCAGTTAATTCATCTTTAATACGGCAAACCGGACACAGTACCCGAACCAAACGCTGGGCAACAACTCCTAGAACGGACGAAGCAACCATAAAAGGTTCAATCCCCATATCAATAAGACGTATTATAGCACCGGCAGCATCCCCGGTATG
It encodes the following:
- a CDS encoding PilW family protein → MNYNKTFSRQGFTLIETMVTVLILLIILASIFSIYTKGVLFWNRSQARSEVTESLRIGMDRLSRELRQAKELVEIGTNYILFKDSENRLITYFIYNQNQLNRRVSGNYNSMPIVNNVIGLDAYYNENQHLVTVTLTGRGKNTEPVRITTSICIRSLTDNF
- a CDS encoding prepilin-type N-terminal cleavage/methylation domain-containing protein, with the protein product MVKKYNQGFSLLELMIVVLILGILLALAIPQLREPYGRYNLQSAAYGLAEDIRLHMQQTINAQDTLSTYRIKFDTTNNKYYLQRNSDVLQIINLPASVELVYTNFDWDSNGIKDHVLAFNISGKPHPRGGTVTLRDRYSGELLYVIIANITGRVRVDNKPPAPDSEYEF
- a CDS encoding type II secretion system F family protein, which encodes MNQQFKYRICTKEGCYKKGVIYAQGLYDAASFLRRQDYWIIDINPVSSGRNKLNVFQKGVSVKELAFFTRQFASLINSGIPVLKALKILSKQNENKKFKHVLTQLINDLETGSSLSDALACYPQFFPKVFTSMIAAGEAGGVLGQVLEKLSLHYEKIYELTERLKSALTYPALVILFALISLVLLFTMVLPTFEDMLADLDTVLPVTTLMIIKINRFLLQNWYYVSGIFFILCIILTICIKSIKGKEILDSIIIRIPAGGRLLQKFILARFCRTFSTLINSGVPILTALEIVKETIGNTVIIKAVSQAFHCIEKGESIAVPLQKCGFFPPMLIHMIAVGEETGSLGQLLEKSAAYYDLEIDTMVSRISSLIEPLLVLLIGGIVGFVVIVILLPIYQTIGAFG
- a CDS encoding prepilin-type N-terminal cleavage/methylation domain-containing protein, whose translation is MIDRRNENGFTLIELMVVIVIIGILIALIIPNMTKQADRAKEKRAIAELTLMKSVIDACYTENGEYPTAINDKNDEIAIISVLGKNGIDWGNLKDPWGRGYKYAFNDAESKYIVYSEGPDSSSDTDYYILASETEKPLAVQEKPEGFDQKEVSSYQETNDNNQS
- a CDS encoding type IV pilus modification PilV family protein, which translates into the protein MDVRNNHGYSLIEVIIAGLILTVVLIPLVNLQVNINNFVFNVHKFNTALYLAQGKLEEYKSLPYEQVQESPQTIFEDNSTYSYKVAVKKGEFGLKTVTVTVFYKELDSEKGIDLTMERRK